In Methanobrevibacter sp., a single window of DNA contains:
- the mch gene encoding methenyltetrahydromethanopterin cyclohydrolase, which produces MVSVNVEAKKTVDVMIEKADELNIAVATLDNGATVIDCGVNVDGSFKAGELYTKVCLGGLADVGISIPGDLSEKFALPSVKIKTDSPSISTLGSQKAGWSVSVGDFFALGSGPARAIALKPAETYEEIDYEDKDADLAILTLEADVLPGDDVAQYIADECDVDVKNVYLLVAPTSSLVGSIQISGRVVENGTYKMLEAIKFDVTKVKHAAGIAPIAPVDPDGLKAMGKTNDAVLFGGRTYYYVESDENDDIADVAAKLPSSAADGYGKPFFDVFKEAEFDFYKIDKGMFAPAEVVINDLTTGKIYKEGFVNADLLKKSFGVDE; this is translated from the coding sequence ATGGTAAGTGTAAACGTAGAAGCTAAAAAAACCGTAGATGTAATGATAGAAAAAGCAGATGAATTAAACATCGCTGTTGCAACTTTAGATAATGGTGCTACTGTTATCGACTGTGGTGTAAATGTCGATGGAAGTTTTAAAGCAGGAGAACTTTATACTAAAGTTTGTCTTGGTGGACTTGCAGATGTTGGAATTTCAATTCCGGGAGATTTATCTGAAAAATTCGCACTTCCTTCAGTAAAAATTAAAACTGACTCACCTTCTATTTCAACCTTAGGTTCTCAAAAAGCAGGTTGGTCTGTTTCTGTTGGTGATTTCTTTGCATTAGGTTCAGGACCTGCAAGAGCAATCGCATTAAAACCAGCTGAAACTTATGAAGAAATTGATTACGAAGACAAAGATGCAGACTTAGCAATCTTAACACTCGAAGCTGATGTATTGCCTGGTGACGATGTTGCTCAATACATTGCTGATGAATGTGATGTTGATGTTAAAAATGTTTACTTGCTTGTAGCTCCTACATCTTCCCTTGTCGGATCTATCCAAATTTCCGGAAGAGTAGTTGAAAACGGAACCTACAAAATGTTAGAAGCAATCAAATTCGATGTAACCAAAGTAAAACATGCAGCAGGTATTGCACCAATTGCACCTGTTGACCCAGATGGTTTAAAAGCAATGGGTAAAACCAACGATGCAGTATTGTTCGGTGGAAGAACCTACTACTATGTTGAATCTGATGAAAACGATGATATTGCTGATGTAGCAGCTAAATTACCATCATCTGCAGCTGATGGATATGGTAAACCATTCTTCGATGTATTTAAAGAAGCAGAATTTGACTTCTACAAAATCGACAAAGGAATGTTTGCTCCTGCAGAAGTAGTAATTAACGATTTGACTACTGGTAAAATTTATAAAGAAGGATTTGTTAACGCAGATTTACTTAAAAAATCCTTCGGCGTAGATGAATAA
- a CDS encoding BspA family leucine-rich repeat surface protein, whose amino-acid sequence MARIYLNDFEHFNSTTESIYELGDFNVLIILTDGTNLTSWDYVENPEDILYISEDLFGKTILEGRYKDLINLRAIVTLGVGNIVSTRDMFNGCESLVEISSLDTWDVSLVDDVSNMFKGCSSLEDISALANWNTSNVIDMSCMFMGCSSLESVSALANWDVSHVDDMHYLFSDCLKLTDISALANWDVRNVRDIACLFEFCASLEDISALKNWNLINAFNVTALFRSCVSLKDISPLSNWDLSLMDNNKSLLSIFAYCSSIKNLSPLKSWDVSKINRISGLFEGCSSIKNLSALKNWDVSNISSFDFLFKNCTSLTNISALKEWNISNVSSLKSMFKHCELLEDVSPLKEWDVSNINNMEGMFKKCDSLVDASALSDWKVSDNLNIDSIFDECSLLEVYPEWYKLEVLKNRDLNPDSFEIFINELDESFFKVNLNNFDEETQMDIVDSVDSQSILEFIVDRSKFKSVQHIALEKITDETILTNIAINDHNYDISPSDDESNPLNYKFYFYNREEAFVKIKNKVMLVKIAKESQYILDNIGHIMKYVDSEEEWIDIVLNSKSLDVSLFALLNIKSQNSFERIIEECSDEEILKYANDMAKKE is encoded by the coding sequence ATGGCAAGGATTTATTTAAATGATTTTGAACATTTTAATTCAACCACTGAGAGTATTTATGAATTGGGGGATTTTAATGTTCTCATTATATTAACTGATGGAACTAATTTGACCAGTTGGGATTATGTTGAAAATCCTGAGGATATTCTATATATCAGTGAAGACCTATTCGGTAAAACAATCCTTGAAGGCAGATACAAAGATTTAATAAACCTGAGAGCCATTGTTACATTGGGTGTCGGAAATATAGTGTCGACCAGAGATATGTTTAACGGTTGTGAATCATTAGTTGAAATATCCTCTCTTGATACATGGGATGTTTCTTTGGTTGATGATGTCAGCAACATGTTTAAGGGATGCTCTAGCTTAGAAGATATTTCCGCTTTAGCCAACTGGAACACCTCTAATGTTATTGATATGTCATGCATGTTCATGGGATGCTCTTCACTTGAAAGTGTTTCCGCTTTGGCTAATTGGGATGTCAGCCACGTTGATGATATGCATTACTTATTTTCAGATTGTCTTAAACTTACAGATATTTCTGCATTAGCCAATTGGGATGTTCGCAATGTACGGGATATTGCATGCTTGTTTGAATTTTGCGCTTCCTTGGAAGATATTTCTGCATTGAAAAATTGGAATCTGATTAATGCGTTTAATGTAACTGCACTTTTTAGAAGCTGTGTTAGTCTTAAAGATATTTCTCCATTGTCTAATTGGGATTTATCATTAATGGATAATAATAAAAGTCTTTTGTCCATTTTTGCATATTGCAGTTCTATTAAAAATTTATCTCCATTGAAATCATGGGATGTATCTAAAATCAATAGGATATCTGGACTTTTTGAAGGTTGCAGTTCAATTAAAAATCTGTCTGCACTTAAAAATTGGGATGTTTCAAATATTTCCTCATTTGATTTTCTGTTTAAAAACTGTACTTCACTAACAAATATATCTGCTTTAAAGGAGTGGAATATATCCAATGTATCTTCATTAAAAAGCATGTTTAAGCATTGTGAGTTGTTGGAAGATGTTTCACCTTTAAAGGAGTGGGATGTAAGCAATATCAATAATATGGAAGGAATGTTTAAGAAATGCGATTCATTAGTTGATGCATCTGCATTATCCGATTGGAAAGTATCAGATAATTTGAATATTGATTCCATCTTTGATGAATGCAGTTTGCTTGAAGTATATCCTGAATGGTATAAATTGGAAGTTTTAAAAAATAGGGATTTAAATCCTGATTCATTTGAAATATTCATTAATGAGCTGGATGAATCCTTTTTCAAAGTAAACCTAAATAATTTTGATGAAGAAACTCAGATGGACATTGTGGATTCAGTTGACAGCCAATCCATTTTGGAGTTCATTGTTGACAGGTCTAAATTCAAATCCGTTCAGCACATTGCACTTGAAAAAATCACTGATGAGACAATTTTAACCAATATTGCAATCAATGATCATAATTATGACATATCCCCTTCAGATGATGAGTCAAATCCTTTAAACTACAAATTTTATTTCTACAATCGTGAAGAGGCATTTGTCAAAATCAAAAACAAAGTCATGCTTGTTAAAATAGCAAAAGAAAGCCAGTATATTCTTGATAATATTGGCCATATTATGAAATATGTTGACAGTGAAGAGGAATGGATTGACATTGTTTTAAATTCAAAATCCCTTGATGTAAGTTTATTTGCTCTTTTGAATATAAAATCTCAAAATTCCTTTGAAAGGATTATTGAAGAATGTAGTGATGAAGAGATTTTAAAGTATGCAAATGACATGGCTAAAAAAGAGTAA
- a CDS encoding nitroreductase family protein yields the protein MSIVFKRQSVRRFTDEKVSDEKIENLLKAGMQAPSACNQQAWEFVVISDEEDKKAVSEMHQFAKPAEKASHLIVTVGNLNEAKIHRMIEQDLGACNENILLQATHEGLGAVWLGFHPIEDRTLKLKEYLNIPDYCIPFSVICVGYPQKENEVKLRYDESKIHFDRY from the coding sequence ATGAGTATAGTATTCAAAAGACAAAGTGTACGCAGATTCACTGATGAAAAGGTCAGTGATGAGAAAATTGAAAATCTCCTAAAAGCGGGAATGCAGGCACCTTCTGCCTGTAACCAGCAGGCATGGGAGTTTGTAGTTATCAGTGATGAGGAAGACAAAAAAGCAGTTTCCGAGATGCATCAGTTTGCAAAGCCTGCAGAAAAGGCATCACATCTGATTGTTACAGTAGGAAACCTCAACGAGGCTAAGATTCACCGGATGATTGAACAGGACCTTGGAGCTTGTAATGAAAATATATTGCTTCAGGCAACCCATGAGGGATTGGGTGCTGTTTGGTTGGGATTCCACCCAATAGAAGACCGTACTTTGAAGTTAAAGGAATATTTGAATATTCCTGATTATTGCATACCGTTTTCTGTAATTTGCGTTGGTTATCCTCAAAAAGAAAATGAAGTGAAGCTTAGATATGATGAATCAAAAATTCACTTTGACAGATACTGA
- a CDS encoding ClC family H(+)/Cl(-) exchange transporter, translated as MKTLEKTLKSVTENPKYIFRLTVQGVMVGIFSGLMVCLYRFLLSGSESVLRDYLTIIHGNVLYIVLFFIALAVMGLLIDRLTKWEVDSAGSGIPQIYAEVKGHMEANWIKVLISKITAGVLTALGGLSLGPEGPSVQIGGMAGKGVAKLFKGSKTDELRLILVGSAVGITAAFNAPLAGVIFVFEEINHGFDKTLVFIALVAAIVSDFISKVIFGQHTILSFPILDIPLECYWILIVLGIIIGILGYVYNVGMIKSSDVMNHLNIPSWLKFVLVFMVSGVVALLIPEISDGGHFMMDMLDVAIPSLGVLLLLLVLKYLFSMFSFSSGAPGGIFLPILVLGAYIGAVFGSVVVQPLGLEHDLIYKFIVVSMAGFFAATVRSPITGVVLLAEMCGSTESLVAMIIVSLIAYVVPTLLGNDPIYESLYDRLLLNKNREYVKKPSKHVLSEYLVPLDCNYINFKVKDIPFPKNAIVVSVIRNGKYIIPTEDFHIKYGDQIHVLTDSNDYPFVRQEIEELFGG; from the coding sequence ATGAAAACTCTTGAAAAAACACTAAAATCAGTAACTGAAAATCCCAAATATATCTTCAGATTAACGGTTCAGGGAGTGATGGTAGGTATATTTTCTGGACTGATGGTTTGTCTATATCGTTTTTTACTTTCAGGTTCGGAAAGTGTTTTAAGAGATTATCTGACTATAATACATGGGAATGTATTGTATATTGTTCTGTTTTTTATAGCTCTGGCGGTGATGGGACTTTTGATTGATAGGCTCACCAAATGGGAAGTTGACTCAGCTGGCAGCGGAATACCTCAGATATATGCAGAGGTTAAAGGTCATATGGAGGCCAATTGGATTAAAGTCCTTATTTCTAAAATCACTGCAGGTGTTCTGACAGCTCTTGGCGGTTTGTCACTTGGTCCGGAAGGTCCGTCAGTTCAAATTGGAGGTATGGCCGGAAAGGGCGTTGCAAAATTATTCAAGGGATCAAAAACCGATGAGCTAAGATTGATTCTTGTCGGATCTGCAGTGGGTATTACAGCAGCATTCAATGCACCGTTGGCAGGAGTAATATTTGTTTTTGAAGAGATTAATCATGGATTCGATAAAACATTGGTATTCATTGCTTTGGTTGCAGCCATCGTATCTGATTTTATCTCAAAAGTTATCTTTGGACAGCATACAATATTGTCCTTTCCAATTTTGGACATTCCGCTTGAATGCTATTGGATTTTAATTGTTTTGGGAATTATCATAGGTATTTTGGGTTATGTCTACAATGTGGGCATGATTAAGTCAAGTGATGTTATGAATCATCTTAATATACCTTCATGGCTTAAGTTTGTATTGGTTTTCATGGTTTCAGGTGTTGTTGCATTATTGATTCCTGAAATCAGTGATGGAGGACACTTTATGATGGACATGCTTGATGTTGCCATTCCATCTTTGGGAGTTTTGCTTTTATTGTTGGTTTTAAAATATCTCTTCTCAATGTTTTCATTCTCATCAGGAGCTCCTGGAGGAATATTTTTACCGATTCTTGTTTTAGGCGCGTATATTGGTGCTGTTTTTGGAAGTGTCGTTGTTCAGCCATTGGGATTGGAACATGACTTGATTTATAAGTTCATTGTAGTTTCAATGGCAGGATTTTTTGCAGCAACTGTCAGATCACCAATTACCGGTGTGGTTCTGCTTGCTGAGATGTGCGGTTCGACTGAGTCATTGGTTGCAATGATTATAGTGTCTTTAATTGCGTATGTGGTGCCTACACTCTTGGGAAATGATCCGATTTACGAGTCATTATATGACAGATTGTTATTGAACAAGAATAGGGAATATGTTAAAAAACCTTCAAAACATGTCTTATCAGAGTATTTGGTGCCTCTTGATTGTAATTATATTAATTTTAAAGTTAAAGATATTCCATTTCCTAAAAATGCTATTGTTGTTTCAGTCATACGTAATGGAAAGTATATTATTCCAACGGAGGATTTCCATATTAAATATGGCGATCAGATTCATGTTTTAACAGATAGTAATGATTATCCATTTGTCAGACAGGAAATTGAAGAGTTGTTTGGTGGTTAG
- a CDS encoding zinc-ribbon domain-containing protein, with translation MKICPNCGSILADNEPYCENCGYNPDFDMDDWED, from the coding sequence ATGAAAATATGTCCGAATTGCGGTTCAATACTGGCAGATAATGAACCATATTGTGAAAACTGTGGTTACAATCCGGATTTTGATATGGATGATTGGGAAGATTAA
- a CDS encoding transcription factor S, with product MEFCPNCGKMLMPKKGKIKCRCGYEKNLEKEDIEEQYTMEGETNPQAKVIVTDRDNVALPTTTITCYKCGGTKGYWWTVQTRSADEAPTNFIRCAKCGNTWRSSN from the coding sequence ATGGAATTCTGTCCTAATTGTGGTAAGATGTTAATGCCAAAAAAAGGCAAGATTAAATGTAGATGCGGTTATGAAAAAAACCTTGAAAAGGAAGATATTGAGGAACAATACACAATGGAAGGTGAAACCAATCCTCAAGCAAAAGTTATCGTAACCGATAGGGATAATGTGGCACTTCCGACAACTACAATAACCTGCTATAAATGTGGCGGGACAAAGGGATACTGGTGGACAGTACAAACCCGTTCGGCTGATGAGGCACCAACAAATTTTATAAGATGCGCAAAATGTGGAAACACCTGGAGAAGCTCAAACTAG
- a CDS encoding DUF2149 domain-containing protein, with protein MVRKQSRRRSKRVEEDPMAGTSNLVDAMLVIAVGFLVFVIISWNMQAMIDPDQNIQEQMQQKTMTEVDQGQELNDTPDTSNSSGQGYTEMGKVYKDPATGKLIMVEG; from the coding sequence ATGGTAAGGAAACAAAGTAGACGTAGATCTAAAAGAGTGGAAGAAGACCCGATGGCTGGTACATCCAACCTTGTGGATGCAATGCTGGTTATTGCTGTAGGTTTTTTAGTTTTTGTTATCATAAGCTGGAACATGCAGGCAATGATTGATCCTGACCAGAATATTCAAGAACAAATGCAACAAAAGACAATGACAGAAGTTGACCAAGGTCAAGAATTAAACGATACTCCTGATACTTCAAATAGTTCAGGTCAGGGTTATACTGAAATGGGTAAAGTTTATAAAGACCCTGCGACGGGTAAGCTGATAATGGTGGAAGGTTAA
- a CDS encoding MotA/TolQ/ExbB proton channel family protein, producing MALNIPGGEFLTGSLDVISQSLTIPVLIILLVIVIISIITLGGAIAEYTSRRKVPVGTIRDLIYDINRADSVETLKNVITNANIPKAQKKVLNEIAASSELGDASREALARKLFEFEEEKTMNNLQKTDIITRIGPTLGLMGTLIPMGPGLAALGAGDINTLASSLTVAFNTTIVGIGSGALCYFIGKIRSGWYDRYLSDLDALIDSVLDKMNN from the coding sequence ATGGCTTTAAATATTCCGGGTGGAGAATTTTTAACTGGTTCTCTTGATGTAATTTCTCAAAGTTTAACAATACCTGTACTGATAATTCTACTGGTTATTGTTATCATTTCAATTATTACATTGGGTGGAGCTATTGCAGAGTATACTTCAAGACGTAAGGTTCCCGTTGGAACAATTAGAGATTTGATTTATGATATCAATAGAGCAGATTCTGTTGAAACATTAAAAAACGTTATTACTAATGCCAATATTCCAAAAGCACAAAAAAAGGTTTTAAATGAAATTGCTGCTTCATCTGAATTGGGGGATGCCTCAAGAGAAGCACTTGCACGTAAATTATTTGAATTTGAAGAAGAAAAAACAATGAATAATTTACAAAAAACTGATATTATTACTCGTATTGGACCAACCTTGGGATTAATGGGTACTTTAATTCCAATGGGTCCGGGTCTTGCAGCATTAGGTGCTGGAGATATTAATACATTAGCATCTTCATTGACAGTGGCATTCAACACTACTATTGTAGGTATCGGTTCTGGTGCTTTATGTTACTTTATAGGTAAAATCCGTTCAGGATGGTATGACAGATACTTATCTGATTTAGATGCTTTAATTGATTCAGTTCTTGACAAAATGAATAACTAG
- a CDS encoding DUF2162 domain-containing protein, producing MDMMSVLWQVGIFASVLVFGIKIGLASGLADLSKKLFAVICIAYGGGVVLISAIASLYSEQLVQAIYSYNTIFYIIMASIMIIAGLFTIREWKIHDKNTSTATSLAIIAPCPCCFGSIIASVLIVAPTIGVSSLNLSWYAAAALVGVMIVTYLASNTIVKVINRPYPIVLGNFMLLLGAYFLLSAIVIPNIAGALSKTTSPITMSSPQDILMVILAFAILLVGGIVLNKRGRSILR from the coding sequence ATGGATATGATGAGTGTATTGTGGCAAGTTGGAATCTTCGCATCAGTCCTTGTTTTTGGAATAAAGATAGGACTTGCTTCAGGATTGGCCGACCTGTCAAAAAAATTATTTGCAGTAATCTGCATTGCTTATGGTGGAGGTGTTGTATTAATTTCAGCAATTGCTTCTTTATATTCAGAACAGCTTGTTCAAGCAATTTATAGTTATAATACAATATTTTACATTATAATGGCTTCAATAATGATTATTGCAGGTTTGTTTACAATAAGAGAATGGAAGATACATGATAAGAATACATCTACTGCGACTTCCCTAGCTATTATTGCTCCTTGTCCATGTTGTTTTGGTTCAATTATCGCAAGTGTTTTGATCGTTGCACCAACAATAGGTGTAAGTTCACTTAATTTAAGCTGGTATGCAGCTGCTGCACTTGTTGGGGTCATGATTGTAACTTATTTGGCATCAAATACTATAGTTAAAGTTATCAATAGGCCTTATCCTATTGTTTTAGGTAATTTTATGCTTTTACTTGGTGCTTATTTCTTGCTTTCAGCGATTGTTATACCAAACATTGCAGGAGCATTATCAAAAACTACAAGTCCAATTACAATGAGTTCTCCTCAGGATATCCTAATGGTGATTTTAGCATTTGCTATTTTGCTTGTTGGAGGTATCGTTTTAAATAAAAGAGGCAGAAGTATTTTAAGATAA